Proteins co-encoded in one Synergistes jonesii genomic window:
- the murA gene encoding UDP-N-acetylglucosamine 1-carboxyvinyltransferase has product MESSEEKKMAEKMLIRGGRKLRGTVDVQGAKNAALPVMAASILLKGGSLSLEGVPDLYDIRTMRDLLSDLGASVTFNGHRMRIDVPEKLKADTPVELVRKMRASSLVLGPLVARCGRAHLPLPGGCVLGSRPLDFHLKGLAKMGSDIELKSGAVNATAGRLKGTTITLEYPSVGATENLMMAATLAEGTTFIENAAKEPEIVNLAEILRLMGASVSGDGGETIRVSGVTSLHSATGRIIPDRIEAATYLIAGVITGGAVTVRGIPAAYMEAILNKLEEAGAEIDVFGNEITAKCGAPLKGVTVKTMPYPGFPTDVQPQMMAALTLASGTSVIHESVFDSRLLHISEFKKVGAKIEVQDNVAIITGVPSLTGAEVHSSNLRAGAALILLGLAAEGESTICELHHVWRGYEGLVEKLRSLGADIEYAD; this is encoded by the coding sequence ATGGAAAGCAGCGAAGAGAAAAAAATGGCGGAAAAAATGCTAATAAGAGGCGGCAGGAAACTGCGCGGGACCGTAGACGTCCAGGGCGCTAAAAATGCCGCTCTGCCCGTCATGGCCGCGTCGATTCTGTTGAAGGGAGGTTCGCTCTCGCTCGAAGGTGTCCCCGACCTCTATGACATACGCACGATGCGCGACCTGCTGTCGGATCTCGGCGCTTCGGTAACCTTCAACGGCCACAGGATGAGGATCGACGTACCGGAAAAATTAAAAGCCGACACTCCCGTCGAACTCGTCCGCAAGATGCGCGCCTCGTCGCTCGTGCTCGGTCCGCTCGTCGCGCGCTGCGGACGCGCGCACCTACCGCTGCCGGGCGGTTGCGTGCTCGGCAGCCGGCCTCTCGATTTCCATCTTAAAGGGCTCGCGAAGATGGGATCGGATATCGAGCTTAAGTCGGGCGCGGTGAACGCGACCGCGGGACGGCTCAAAGGGACGACGATAACTCTCGAATACCCTTCCGTGGGAGCGACGGAGAATCTGATGATGGCGGCTACTTTAGCCGAAGGGACGACCTTTATAGAGAACGCCGCGAAGGAGCCGGAGATCGTGAATTTGGCCGAGATTCTGCGTCTTATGGGAGCCTCGGTGAGCGGCGACGGCGGTGAGACCATTCGCGTGAGCGGAGTGACTTCGCTGCACTCAGCGACGGGCCGGATAATACCGGACAGGATAGAGGCCGCGACCTATCTGATAGCCGGCGTGATCACGGGCGGCGCGGTCACAGTGAGAGGCATTCCGGCCGCCTATATGGAGGCGATACTGAACAAGTTGGAAGAGGCGGGGGCGGAAATAGACGTCTTTGGAAACGAAATAACCGCGAAGTGCGGCGCGCCGCTCAAGGGCGTCACCGTCAAGACGATGCCCTATCCGGGCTTCCCGACGGATGTGCAGCCCCAGATGATGGCGGCGCTGACTTTAGCGTCGGGGACGAGCGTAATACATGAGAGCGTCTTCGACTCGCGGCTGCTGCATATCAGCGAGTTCAAAAAGGTGGGCGCGAAAATCGAGGTGCAGGACAACGTCGCGATCATCACGGGCGTGCCCTCTTTGACCGGAGCAGAGGTGCATTCTTCGAACCTGCGCGCCGGAGCGGCGCTGATACTGCTCGGACTCGCGGCCGAAGGCGAAAGCACGATCTGCGAACTACACCACGTCTGGCGCGGCTACGAAGGACTCGTCGAAAAGCTGCGCTCTCTCGGCGCGGATATCGAATACGCCGATTGA
- a CDS encoding Asp23/Gls24 family envelope stress response protein: protein MAEERERINDKITTSAFVGAAGTGKSQRAQLVASLVDADYIIDDGLVIYKGSIVCGKSAKSERNQVSAIRRALFEFEEHRQAVISFFKSAAPASVMVIATSDGMALKILRRLRLPAPSQIVHIEDVATPEEIVKARRERFKKGQHVIPVSHVLVRKNFAGKLVGQLRVFWKSKDKREGEKTIVRPPFSFYGDVHIEPEAIKELVSFIAGRTAQIVKVNEVGVTPQEDALRIEIKLAVKLGDKKLIEVASLVKRRIAVSLRYFTGLDVKSVDVIISEVQV from the coding sequence ATGGCGGAAGAAAGAGAGCGGATCAACGATAAGATAACGACATCGGCCTTCGTCGGAGCAGCCGGCACGGGGAAGAGCCAGCGCGCCCAGCTCGTCGCCTCTTTAGTCGACGCTGATTATATAATCGACGACGGGCTCGTGATATACAAGGGCAGCATCGTCTGCGGAAAGAGTGCGAAGTCTGAGAGGAATCAGGTCAGCGCTATAAGGCGCGCGCTTTTTGAGTTCGAAGAGCACCGCCAGGCCGTGATATCCTTCTTCAAATCGGCCGCGCCCGCGTCTGTGATGGTTATAGCGACGTCCGACGGCATGGCGCTGAAGATACTGCGCCGCCTCAGACTGCCCGCCCCTTCGCAGATCGTGCACATCGAAGACGTCGCGACGCCGGAGGAGATAGTGAAGGCGCGCAGGGAGCGCTTCAAGAAGGGACAGCACGTGATACCCGTCTCGCACGTCCTCGTGCGGAAGAATTTCGCCGGCAAACTCGTCGGCCAGCTGAGGGTGTTCTGGAAGTCGAAGGACAAGCGCGAAGGCGAAAAGACGATAGTGCGTCCGCCCTTCAGCTTTTACGGCGACGTGCATATAGAGCCCGAAGCGATAAAAGAGCTCGTCTCTTTTATCGCCGGCAGGACAGCCCAGATCGTCAAGGTGAACGAAGTCGGCGTGACGCCGCAGGAAGACGCGCTGCGCATAGAGATAAAGCTCGCCGTCAAGCTCGGCGATAAAAAGCTTATCGAAGTCGCGTCCCTCGTGAAGAGGCGCATCGCCGTCAGTCTGCGCTATTTCACCGGTCTCGACGTGAAGAGCGTGGACGTGATCATTTCGGAGGTACAGGTATGA